In Stomatohabitans albus, one genomic interval encodes:
- a CDS encoding DEAD/DEAH box helicase produces the protein MSELHTFAGLGVPSSIADALELLGITTPTPIQEATLPDSISGRDVLGRGRTGSGKTYAFLLPIITHIITDRYRPAPGSPRALILAPTRELVSQIEESLQPLKKIAKFTSFTIFGGVGQGPQVRAVNRGLDIAIATPGRLEDLMRQGEIDLSQIETVVIDEADQMADMGFLPIVTKILNQVPRDAQHLLFSATLDKQVKTLVNRFLTNPVTHEADSPEDTEAAHLQMAHHALRVSHEDKPGVIADLCAAPSRAIVFARTKHGARNLSRKLTKMGVPALELHGNLSQNARMRNLNAFHDGKVSTLVATDIAARGIHVDDVEIVIHADPPAEHKAYVHRSGRTARAGNSGVVVTIVRKDQVKDVKSLMGKAGVHAEWANATPESDLLFDLAPGGREFLDRSIAERMVQDVIPSKPSGGGGRGQKRSKGQGGKRNGGFHKSNKTQSKAHKAKSKHGGGKPHRHEGTGTGPGAHQNSRSKTVLLKTHA, from the coding sequence GTGTCTGAATTACATACCTTTGCTGGGCTTGGTGTGCCCAGTTCCATTGCTGATGCCCTTGAATTACTCGGCATCACTACACCGACCCCCATCCAAGAAGCAACCCTTCCTGATTCGATTTCAGGACGCGACGTTCTTGGCCGTGGACGCACCGGTTCGGGTAAAACCTACGCCTTCTTGTTGCCCATCATCACGCATATCATCACGGACCGGTACCGTCCGGCTCCGGGGAGTCCCCGTGCACTGATTCTGGCCCCAACTCGCGAGCTCGTATCGCAAATTGAAGAATCACTGCAGCCATTAAAGAAGATCGCCAAGTTTACGAGCTTCACTATTTTTGGTGGTGTTGGACAAGGCCCGCAGGTACGGGCCGTCAATCGTGGCCTTGATATTGCCATCGCTACACCAGGTCGCTTAGAAGACCTTATGCGCCAAGGCGAAATTGACCTGTCACAGATTGAAACGGTTGTTATCGACGAAGCTGACCAGATGGCAGACATGGGATTCTTGCCTATCGTCACGAAAATCTTGAATCAGGTTCCACGTGATGCCCAGCACCTGCTGTTTAGCGCCACCTTGGACAAACAAGTGAAAACCCTTGTAAATAGATTCCTTACGAATCCGGTTACCCATGAGGCTGATAGCCCTGAAGACACCGAAGCCGCCCACCTACAAATGGCGCACCATGCCCTCCGGGTATCACATGAGGATAAGCCTGGCGTTATTGCTGACCTTTGTGCTGCGCCAAGCCGCGCCATCGTTTTTGCCCGCACCAAGCATGGTGCCCGTAACCTAAGCCGAAAACTCACCAAGATGGGCGTACCGGCCTTAGAGTTGCACGGCAATCTCTCGCAGAATGCACGAATGCGAAACCTCAATGCCTTCCACGACGGCAAGGTGTCGACCCTTGTTGCTACCGATATTGCAGCTCGTGGGATCCACGTCGATGATGTGGAAATCGTTATCCACGCTGACCCACCCGCTGAGCACAAGGCCTATGTGCATCGTTCTGGCCGCACCGCCCGCGCAGGGAATAGCGGCGTTGTGGTCACGATTGTGCGCAAAGACCAAGTTAAAGATGTGAAGAGCCTGATGGGTAAAGCCGGGGTACATGCTGAATGGGCTAATGCCACCCCCGAGTCGGATCTGCTTTTTGATCTTGCCCCTGGTGGACGTGAGTTCTTAGATCGCAGTATTGCTGAACGAATGGTTCAAGATGTAATCCCCAGCAAGCCGTCTGGTGGCGGTGGCCGTGGACAAAAACGGAGTAAAGGGCAAGGCGGAAAACGCAACGGTGGATTCCATAAATCCAATAAAACCCAGTCAAAAGCGCACAAAGCCAAGAGCAAGCATGGGGGTGGGAAGCCGCATCGCCACGAGGGGACTGGAACAGGACCCGGAGCCCATCAGAACAGCCGATCAAAAACGGTCTTGTTAAAAACTCATGCATAA
- a CDS encoding cell wall-binding repeat-containing protein, producing MFKFASPVLALSLSLGMAAAPALAHTHAPLPPVPPGTAPNTPQPPVSDVKCPPMGYCNDDETVQLLPDGPTFVTPSSTFTNVHIYVVDDQGRSRAKQEVRFVLRNDATREPVWTYTGQTDDAGHIDAYHGTGGINLKPDEHTTYRWVVYALDSDLMTIAFPGKAPVRPDPLVPDPTPPRPLPEECKTAWHCTLDGTLVARTDPRGQYTPAGTMGNVEVVVRELNGKPAPNELVTFSLLDVDTLKVLHRETRTTNAEGKADLYEGRGRLDIDIPKDKKLRWMIEAYDAVVHTPNFVPAETPQTPPVVPGPVVPGPVAPTPAPTTSPNATEPTPAPTASPTPDATNPVRLAGSNRIETAIAVNRDLVKATPKRVFIASADNPADAVAAAPLAAAEHAPIYVTWKDDIDPKLANELATVIRPDTHVTVLGGEAAISAKVAKALGGVATRQDRLAGVNRADTATKVADQLVSEHKRDHVMIADGQRWEAPIVAAPPAIATKQAILLSNGDQAAPETKAWLAAHKVELTTTIGNASKAHPNVGRAIGETDGPALSLAVANAFYPKPTRIGFATGRTPVDAMVAGTYLSDGPILLVERELSQSQRDWVNASPAATHIIFGGREAIESL from the coding sequence ATGTTTAAATTTGCATCACCAGTGCTTGCGCTCTCCCTCTCCCTTGGGATGGCCGCTGCGCCGGCACTCGCGCACACCCATGCGCCACTTCCACCAGTACCACCGGGGACTGCGCCCAACACCCCGCAACCGCCAGTTTCAGACGTGAAGTGCCCTCCCATGGGCTATTGCAATGATGATGAAACGGTGCAACTCCTGCCGGACGGCCCCACATTTGTTACCCCATCATCAACATTCACGAATGTTCATATTTACGTTGTTGATGACCAAGGCCGTTCCCGTGCGAAACAGGAAGTTCGGTTTGTCCTTCGTAATGATGCAACACGCGAACCAGTGTGGACCTATACCGGCCAAACCGACGACGCTGGGCACATTGATGCCTACCACGGAACCGGCGGTATCAATCTCAAACCTGATGAACACACGACCTACCGCTGGGTGGTATACGCCCTTGATTCAGACCTGATGACCATTGCGTTCCCAGGTAAAGCCCCCGTACGGCCTGACCCGCTTGTTCCAGATCCAACACCGCCACGTCCACTGCCAGAAGAATGCAAAACAGCGTGGCATTGCACCTTGGACGGCACCCTTGTGGCTCGAACCGACCCCCGCGGCCAGTACACGCCAGCAGGCACCATGGGCAACGTGGAGGTTGTGGTCCGCGAACTGAATGGCAAGCCTGCCCCTAACGAGCTGGTTACGTTCTCACTATTAGATGTGGACACGCTGAAGGTCCTTCACCGAGAAACGCGCACAACCAACGCCGAAGGTAAGGCAGATTTATATGAAGGACGCGGTCGTCTCGATATTGACATCCCCAAAGACAAGAAACTGCGGTGGATGATTGAAGCCTATGATGCGGTCGTACATACCCCCAATTTCGTGCCCGCTGAGACACCCCAGACACCCCCTGTTGTCCCTGGCCCTGTTGTCCCTGGCCCGGTTGCGCCTACACCAGCCCCGACCACGTCACCTAATGCCACTGAGCCAACCCCTGCACCGACGGCAAGTCCAACACCAGACGCCACCAATCCCGTCCGCTTGGCAGGTTCAAACCGGATTGAAACCGCGATTGCCGTTAACCGCGATCTTGTGAAGGCCACACCAAAACGGGTGTTTATCGCCAGTGCGGATAACCCTGCTGATGCCGTTGCCGCTGCCCCACTGGCCGCTGCTGAACACGCCCCTATCTACGTGACATGGAAGGACGACATTGACCCCAAACTGGCCAATGAGCTGGCAACGGTCATTCGACCAGACACCCATGTAACCGTGCTCGGTGGTGAAGCCGCAATATCGGCCAAGGTCGCCAAAGCCCTCGGTGGGGTTGCAACCCGTCAAGACCGCTTGGCAGGGGTCAACCGCGCCGACACCGCCACGAAAGTAGCTGATCAATTAGTTAGCGAGCACAAGCGGGACCACGTCATGATTGCCGACGGCCAACGTTGGGAGGCGCCCATCGTGGCCGCACCGCCTGCAATTGCGACGAAACAAGCCATCTTGTTAAGCAATGGTGACCAAGCCGCCCCAGAAACCAAGGCCTGGCTAGCAGCGCACAAGGTTGAGCTCACCACCACCATCGGGAACGCAAGCAAGGCACACCCGAACGTCGGACGTGCTATCGGTGAGACCGATGGGCCAGCCTTGAGCTTGGCAGTAGCCAATGCCTTCTATCCCAAGCCAACGCGCATCGGCTTTGCAACCGGTCGTACCCCCGTTGACGCCATGGTGGCGGGTACCTACCTCAGTGACGGTCCGATTCTCCTGGTGGAACGTGAACTGTCACAAAGCCAGCGCGATTGGGTCAATGCCAGCCCAGCCGCAACCCACATCATTTTTGGTGGTCGTGAAGCTATTGAATCCCTGTAA
- a CDS encoding Fic/DOC family protein, with the protein MQQPDHPDRPPASTDLPAVSPATQTVMDEVIAKSLPDGSTPTPEFLQGLQGVFAELETEYARLREVLGLPRVQYADTAALRTAFAIYIDDAEYEPSLQPGETLPQGIVDRNWASYFCPYPHKDVLKNKLNITNADLLTDIDFALGAQRAVELMSNQGVIPLPATDSTLSELHAYLFGDLYDWAGNFRIVNMAKGQTSAFADPHTGEIYWFLSAVRHMIEIVPWANLDRPTFVHAIAAIFAYVNYAHPFREGNGRASRMFLRHIARQSPFRLQFALTTPDAWNTASAASTVSDTQLMPAPEPLLPVFDAVTIGPIPGPHAHDYAPNPPTAQRGLSFDVTAYWPQLTEELTSVEQYILNESLTDCFLEGWTPNSYLVRNLVTWIRGQYTHEEYLQAVLDDLER; encoded by the coding sequence CCAAACGGTTATGGATGAGGTGATTGCTAAATCACTTCCAGATGGCAGTACCCCAACCCCCGAGTTTTTACAGGGCCTACAAGGGGTATTCGCAGAATTAGAAACCGAATACGCCCGTCTCAGGGAGGTACTCGGTCTACCGCGCGTGCAATACGCCGATACAGCGGCACTACGTACTGCATTCGCTATTTATATCGACGATGCTGAATACGAACCCAGCCTTCAACCTGGGGAAACGCTCCCACAAGGCATCGTTGACCGTAACTGGGCAAGCTACTTCTGCCCATACCCGCACAAGGATGTGCTCAAGAACAAACTCAATATCACCAATGCTGATCTACTCACCGATATCGACTTTGCTCTTGGTGCTCAACGAGCGGTCGAACTGATGAGTAACCAGGGTGTCATTCCCCTCCCCGCCACCGACAGCACACTCAGTGAATTGCACGCCTATCTTTTTGGTGATCTGTACGACTGGGCGGGCAACTTCCGTATTGTCAATATGGCGAAAGGCCAAACGTCAGCCTTTGCTGACCCACACACTGGCGAAATCTACTGGTTCCTCAGCGCCGTCCGACACATGATCGAGATTGTCCCCTGGGCAAACCTCGACCGGCCCACCTTTGTACACGCCATAGCTGCCATCTTTGCCTACGTCAATTACGCCCATCCCTTCCGGGAAGGCAATGGAAGAGCATCTCGTATGTTCTTACGGCATATCGCCCGACAATCCCCGTTCCGATTGCAATTTGCTCTCACCACTCCCGACGCCTGGAATACCGCTTCGGCTGCAAGCACCGTGAGTGACACCCAGCTCATGCCAGCACCAGAACCGTTACTCCCCGTTTTTGATGCGGTCACAATTGGCCCCATTCCCGGTCCACACGCCCATGATTACGCCCCAAATCCCCCCACCGCTCAACGTGGTTTGTCCTTCGATGTGACGGCCTACTGGCCCCAGCTCACCGAAGAACTCACCAGCGTTGAACAATATATTCTCAACGAATCACTCACGGATTGTTTCCTAGAAGGATGGACCCCCAATAGCTACCTCGTGCGCAACCTGGTCACATGGATACGTGGGCAATACACCCATGAAGAGTACCTCCAAGCGGTACTTGATGATCTTGAACGATAA